Proteins encoded by one window of Anopheles maculipalpis chromosome 2RL, idAnoMacuDA_375_x, whole genome shotgun sequence:
- the LOC126556679 gene encoding uncharacterized protein LOC126556679, which produces MKLIDRLLDKCFQRHGALVLIVAGLLCLQITTSDSTPLDDSNSNSGSISSSETLELTACQHLRRAEARRAKSLGDSLLQTVRIPRCTALGDFEPVQCSNELNGTECWCVDEYGVEITGSRRSHADDVNCTRVDNHCQASSCRMFCPAGFAKDLASGCPVCRCRDPCEDIQCPRGQQCEPQEVQCKTEPCPPIPTCRKARSLNDLCPAGQPLAITGTIRPFLCGTDPGKPSCPPLYRCLVQGGNDYGVCCPASLQFEKPGSCPRANEIESTDSTGYLCGTPCSHDLECPQMQKCCQSDGCGRNCQQPHNVTVCHQARMLSELLSVNEREGRGYVPQCDGPGGSFSTRQCSRNGLVCWCVDPKSGNKVKGTMGAAASVNCEGVENMIGGRSGGRSVDGAQTLCDHNICAAVCEYGFKNDHNGCPTCECSEPCEGYLCPSGSHCEVAKDPKCEAYSGLCSSEPVCKPDLVYSNPCEIGTPLADNITGELLFCHMDRPRSREYQSRTFFDDDEQDEEENGRKRSLSNTIICPMETHECRKLHGESRSVCCPLVTEGEDEEVAEERQQTMCEYLRDFSDRMEGTVEGMELALPPPSCTSDGGYQAMQCVTRKTKVKLSEQRKYIEQNSIRRMRKLLEDASAAGHAPSTTTTSTSSTTPEVSSANPPVRVRRAANPGPDSTLKLLPVSSDAEQMIGGDGAIGGLYASMPGYLAVQARSAKIIDFNRLESKNGNANLDKPEIKPSTLLKRPLVVPTLPTPVQEQLVEVEIEECWCVDGFGTEIPKTRGLNATTKSCEAIRESLGCLDLTCRMGCDYGFVLDSDTQCPSCECRDPCDSVNCPDGQECRSVEVSCEGEYCPPVPACFPKKPGQCPFLVPPGSENSESDSCEYECRTDAHCDGSKRCCSNGCGTQCVEPQLKTACQHLQTIQLHQASELGIPPKQKYIAQCDIDGSFRTIQCGPGNVCWCVDEFGNEKSGTRTNNGQPNCELFPKTECPLLKCRPCEYGYKIDANGCKTCECRDPCGEISCPRGEECQLIQVECISVPCPKMPICVPIRESVCPEGLPLRSSGREIVCGPQTDADTCPSTHICQLNPISNRGVCCGKTRDVCFESIDQSCLQVAEPGAESNELDSITRWRFSPRLNKCVPVTLPRGVFCQSKNLFHSEQACNGVCPVLSQCERLRLKNAMAAKRAGQPNTWFQPRCDPETGFWSPVQCLGSMGATTAEVSATNGTSQQQPNMDAPAAVGVCWCADKKGAPVKGSLTKGSEPKCSSRQARRRGDSIETSSTDPVMEELIRQITFLVDENNYLADEELEPVQPVSVASANYAPEPRYIGSVSSATEKVIELARTAESRNYISDNGAEPIAKRLSASATRCQALQMAASFPVACDTVGSFEPMQCNGDTCWCVDAAGNQLPLSSTFKRGQRSCLFTPIDVVEIELRLNNIHPQRPLLHVYETLRTELSMLIGSIYDNYRVQESADGSVTLRFDLIESTKVDDAYAIEEMVRDGSFALYHGQLVADMTQSRFAHRISVGVPLAQPSSGIPENTFQTIVFVLATASAFLVAIFVVFVMLKRGRSNKTKHYTNGDKIFAIGADKYVDYSSPIFVLSANDSKSIQQQQDRSD; this is translated from the exons AAACGCTAGAATTAACCGCATGTCAGCATCTGAGGCGAGCGGAGGCGCGTCGCGCCAAGTCATTAGGCGATAGTCTGCTGCAAACGGTTCGGATACCGCGCTGTACCGCGCTGGGGGACTTCGAACCGGTGCAATGTTCCAACGAGCTTAACGGAACCGAATGCTGGTGTGTGGACGAGTATGGCGTGGAGATTACGGGCAGTAGGCGTAGCCATGCGGACGACGTCAACTGCACCCGggtggataaccactgtcagGCGTCCAGCTGCCGTATGTTCTGTCCGGCCGGTTTCGCAAAGGACCTGGCGTCCGGCTGTCCTGTGTGCCGCTGCCGTGATCCGTGCGAGGACATTCAATGTCCCCGGGGTCAACAATGTGAACCGCAGGAGGTTCAGTGCAAGACCGAACCCTGTCCACCGATTCCGACGT GTCGTAAAGCACGCAGTCTGAACGATCTGTGTCCAGCGGGACAACCGCTAGCGATCACCGGCACTATTCGTCCCTTCCTGTGTGGTACAGATCCGGGAAAACCTAGCTGCCCTCCGCTGTACCGCTGTTTGGTGCAGGGTGGTAACGATTATGGCGTATGCTGTCCGGCTTCGTTGCAATTCGAAAAGCCCGGTAGCTGCCCGCGGGCGAATGAGATCGAATCGACGGACAGTACGGGGTACTTGTGCGGAACACCCTGCAGCCACGATTTGGAATGTCCACAGATGCAAAAATGCTGTCAATCGGATGGGTGTGGACGGAATTGTCAACAGCCACACAATGTCACTGTTTGCCATCAGGCACGTATGCTCTCGGAGTTGCTATCGGTAAATGAGCGCGAGGGTCGTGGTTATGTGCCACAGTGCGATGGTCCCGGTGGAAGCTTCTCAACGCGCCAATGTTCCCGCAATGGGTTGGTGTGCTGGTGCGTGGATCCTAAATCAGGGAACAAAGTGAAGGGAACGATGGGAGCGGCTGCTTCCGTCAACTGTGAGGGTGTGGAGAATATGATCGGAGGTCGCAGTGGAGGACGAAGTGTGGATGGTGCTCAAACGCTCTGCGATCATAACATCTGTGCGGCGGTGTGTGAGTACGGTTTCAAGAATGATCACAACGGATGTCCCACGTGTGAGTGTTCGGAACCGTGTGAGGGATACCTTTGCCCAAGCGGATCGCACTGTGAGGTGGCTAAGGATCCGAAGTGTGAGGCGTACTCTGGGCTTTGCTCGTCCGAGCCAGTCTGCAAGCCGGATCTGGTGTATTCAAACCCATGCGAGATCGGAACACCACTAGCAGACAACATTACCGGTGAACTGTTGTTCTGTCATATGG ATCGCCCGAGGAGTCGCGAATACCAAAGCCGTACCTTCttcgacgatgacgaacagGACGAGGAGGAAAACGGCCGCAAACGCTCGCTATCGAATACAATCATCTGTCCAATGGAGACGCATGAATGTCGTAAGCTTCACGGTGAATCCCGAAGTGTCTGCTGTCCTTTGGTGACCGAAGGTGAAGACGAAGAAGTGGCCGAAGAACGTCAACAAACGA TGTGCGAATATTTGCGTGACTTCTCTGACCGTATGGAGGGTACGGTGGAAGGGATGGAATTAGCGCTACCCCCACCATCCTGTACCTCGGACGGAGGTTACCAGGCAATGCAGTGCGTCACCCGCAAAACTAAGGTCAAACTATCGGAACAGCGGAAGTATATCGAACAGAACAGCATTCGTCGGATGAGAAAACTTCTGGAAGACGCATCGGCCGCCGGTCATGCGCCCTCAACTACAACCACCTCCACATCGTCGACCACTCCCGAAGTAAGTTCTGCAAATCCACCGGTACGTGTGCGACGGGCTGCCAACCCTGGTCCTGACAGCACACTCAAACTTTTGCCAGTTAGTAGTGACGCGGAACAAATgattggtggtgatggtgccaTCGGAGGACTGTATGcaagcatgcccggttatctGGCAGTGCAGGCACGCTCGGCCAAGATTATCGATTTCAACCGTCTCGAATCAAAGAACGGTAATGCGAATCTTGACAAGCCGGAGATTAAACCATCAACGTTGCTGAAACGACCGCTCGTCGTTCCAACCCTTCCCACTCCCGTGCAGGAACAGCTGGTGGAGGTCGAAATTGAGGAGTGCTGGTGTGTGGATGGCTTTGGTACGGAAATTCCCAAGACTCGGGGACTCAACGCAACTACCAAGAGCTGTGAGGCAATCCGAGAATCTCTCGGCTGTTTAGATCTGACGTGCCGAATGGGATGCGATTATGGGTTTGTGTTGGACTCGGACACACAGTGTCCTTCGTGCGAGTGTCGCGATCCGTGCGACAGTGTCAACTGTCCGGATGGGCAAGAATGTCGCTCCGTTGAGGTATCTTGCGAGGGAGAGTATTGTCCACCAGTACCGGCTTGCTTCCCCAAAAAGCCCGGTCAGTGTCCGTTCCTGGTGCCACCTGGTTCGGAGAACTCAGAATCGGACTCGTGCGAGTACGAATGCCGCACGGATGCACACTGTGACGGATCGAAACGTTGCTGTTCGAACGGTTGTGGGACGCAGTGTGTTGAGCCACAGCTAAAGACCGCTTGCCAGCATCTGCAAACGATTCAACTTCATCAAGCGTCCGAGCTGGGCATTCCCCCGAAACAGAAGTACATTGCACAGTGCGACATCGATGGCAGCTTCCGGACGATACAGTGCGGTCCGGGTAATGTGTGCTGGTGTGTGGATGAGTTCGGAAATGAAAAGAGTGGAACGCGCACCAACAATGGGCAACCGAACTGCGAGCTGTTCCCGAAAACGGAATGTCCACTGCTCAAATGTCGACCGTGTGAGTATGGGTACAAGATTGATGCGAACGGCTGCAAGACCTGCGAATGTCGTGATCCATGCGGAGAGATCTCGTGTCCTCGCGGGGAAGAATGTCAGCTTATACAGGTGGAATGCATTTCGGTACCGTGTCCAAAGATGCCAATTTGCGTGCCAATTCGAGAGTCGGTCTGTCCCGAAGGACTTCCGCTGCGTTCCAGTGGCCGTGAGATTGTGTGTGGACCGCAAACCGATGCGGACACGTGCCCATCGACACACATCTGCCAACTGAACCCGATCAGCAACCGTGGAGTTTGCTGTGGCAAGACAA GGGACGTTTGCTTTGAGTCGATCGATCAGAGCTGCCTCCAGGTGGCGGAACCGGGAGCAGAAAGTAACGAGTTGGACAGCATCACACGATGGCGCTTCAGCCCTCGGTTGAACAAATGCGTCCCAGTAACCCTCCCGCGCGGAGTATTCTGCCAGTCGAAGAATCTCTTCCACAGCGAACAGGCCTGTAACGGTGTTTGTCCGGTACTGTCCCAATGCGAACGGCTTCGTCTGAAGAACGCGATGGCTGCAAAACGAGCTGGACAACCAAACACCTGGTTCCAGCCACGCTGTGATCCGGAAACTGGCTTCTGGAGTCCTGTGCAGTGTTTGGGATCGATGGGAGCTACAACGGCCGAGGTTAGCGCAACAAATGGAACCAGTCAACAACAACCGAACATGGATGCGCCAGCCGCCGTTGGAGTATGCTGGTGTGCAGACAAGAAGGGGGCTCCGGTGAAGGGCTCGCTGACGAAAGGCTCCGAACCGAAGTGTAGCAGTCGACAGGCACGTCGTCGTGGTGACTCGATTGAAACGTCCTCCACCGATCCAG TGATGGAAGAACTGATCCGACAGATCACGTTCCTGGTGGACGAAAACAACTATCTAGCGGATGAGGAACTAGAACCAGTGCAGCCAGTATCTGTCGCCAGTGCCAACTATGCTCCAGAACCACGGTACATTGGATCGGTCTCATCTGCGACGGAGAAGGTCATCGAGCTGGCACGCACCGCCGAAAGTCGAAATTATATCAGTGACAACGGTGCCGAACCGATCGCAAAACGACTCAGTGCTTCGGCCACACGATGCCAAGCGCTACAAATGGCTGCCTCCTTCCCGGTGGCCTGTGATACGGTCGGATCATTCGAACCGATGCAATGCAACGGTGATACGTGTTGGTGTGTTGATGCGGCCGGTAATCAGCTACCCCTATCGAGCACCTTCAAGCGTGGCCAACGATCTTGTCTTTTCACACCGATCGACGTGGTTGAGATCGAATTGCGACTAAACAACATTCATCCGCAGCGTCCACTACTGCATGTGTATGAAACGCTTCGGACGGAACTGTCCATGCTCATAGGCAGCATTTATGACAACTATCGGGTGCAGGAAAGTGCCGATGGCAGCGTCACACTGAGGTTCGATCTGATCGAAAGCACCAAGGTGGACGATGCGTATGCCATCGAAGAAATGGTACGCGATGGATCGTTTGCACTGTATCATGGGCAGCTTGTAGCGGACATGACACAGTCTCGATTTGCCCATCGCATCTCGGTCGGTGTTCCACTGGCACAGCCATCGTCCGGCATTCCGGAAAACACCTTCCAGACGATCGTGTTCGTCCTGGCAACGGCTTCCGCCTTCCTGGTCGCCATCTTTGTCGTGTTTGTGATGCTGAAGCGTGGCCGTAGCAACAAGACGAAGCATTACACGAACGGGGACAAAATATTCGCCATCGGTGCGGACAAGTACGTTGACTACAGCTCCCCGATCTTTGTGCTCAGTGCCAACGATAGTAAATCaatccagcagcaacaggatcGTTCCGATTAG
- the LOC126558238 gene encoding E3 ubiquitin-protein transferase MAEA, which yields MAEIRAMEHPSLKVPYEILNKRFRIAQKTLDRELSQIQNVASELEKGLTEGSDSTEISRLLGGVVERLQVLKRKAEESISEELSAGYVCKRRLEHLKQNVNPPVDETTLELQAAATNQWKKIRLDRMIVEHFLRLGYYDTAERLAERSGIRDLTNLDIFQVTREVERDLVNRCTLKCIAWCNDNKSKLKKINSTIEFQLRVQEFVELIREDKRLLAVRHAQKYFPAFEHEQLKEIRQCMALLAFPVSTEIEPYKTLFDPQRWHDLVLHFRLENYRLFQLPAQSVLSVAVQAGISALKTPQCYSYTSKNMNCPVCQENVNEIAENLPFSHCAQSRLICRITGKPLNEHNLPMMLPNGQIFGQQAIEQMRRENDVLVCPKTNETFRSPKIEKVFVM from the exons ATGGCGGAAATCCGTGCAATGGAACATCCATCGCTTAAG GTGCCGTACGAAATTCTAAACAAGCGCTTCCGAATCGCGCAAAAAACGTTGGACCGCGAACTGAGCCAAATACAGAATGTGGCCTCCGAGTTGGAGAAGGGCCTGACGGAAGGTTCCGACAGTACGGAGATATCCCGTCTCCTGGGCGGGGTAGTCGAACGTCTCCAGGTTCTAAAGCGCAAAGCGGAAGAAAGCATTTCGGAGGAACTGTCGGCCGGATACGTTTGTAAACGGCGGTTGGAGCATCTGAAGCAGAACGTGAATCCTCCGGTTGATGAAACAACGCTCGAACTGCAAGCAGCCGCCACAAACCAGTGGAAAAAGATCCGTCTCGATCGGATGATTGTGGAGCACTTTCTGCGCCTCGGATACTACGACACTGCGGAAAGGTTGGCCGAACGAAGCGGCATCCGTGACCTTACCAATCTGGACATCTTCCAAGTGACACGCGAGGTCGAACGGGATCTGGTGAACCGCTGCACGCTCAAGTGCATTGCCTGGTGCAACGATAACAAGTCGAagctgaagaaaataaactcCACGATCGAATTTCAACTGCGCGTACAAGAGTTCGTGGAGCTGATCCGCGAAGACAAGCGCCTGTTGGCGGTGCGTCACGCCCAAAAGTATTTCCCCGCGTTCGAACACGAACAGCTAAAGGAGATTCGCCAGTGTATGGCGCTGCTCGCCTTCCCGGTGAGCACCGAAATCGAACCGTACAAAACGCTGTTTGATCCACAGCGCTGGCACGATCTTGTGCTGCACTTCCGGCTGGAGAATTATCGGCTGTTCCAGCTGCCGGCCCAGTCGGTGCTGAGCGTGGCGGTGCAGGCCGGCATTTCAGCCCTCAAAACACCGCAGTGTTATTCGTACACATCGAAAAACATGAACTGCCCCGTGTGCCAGGAGAATGTGAACGAGATAGCGGAAAACTTGCCCTTTTCGCACTGTGCCCAGAGCCGTCTGATTTGCCG AATCACTGGCAAACCGTTGAACGAACACAACCTACCGATGATGCTGCCGAACGGGCAAATCTTTGGCCAGCAAGCGATCGAACAGATGCGTCGCGAGAACGACGTGCTGGTTTGtccgaaaacaaacgaaacgttcCGCTCGCCAAAGATCGAGAAGGTGTTTGTGATGTAG